From a region of the Methanoculleus receptaculi genome:
- a CDS encoding winged helix-turn-helix domain-containing protein: protein MAPMARQITFRQIERPRGRGAEENLEWLFNSLGVGEGRDVDQVARRILAALISYQSAGEGVSVERISRDLNISSSRVNHHIRNLVDAGVVYRHRKRIYLRGNSLQSLVQELRKDALRVLEDLEAAAAEIDRSFGLDK from the coding sequence ATGGCACCGATGGCGAGGCAGATTACATTCAGGCAGATCGAGAGACCGAGGGGGAGAGGGGCGGAAGAGAACCTTGAATGGCTCTTCAACAGCCTCGGTGTAGGTGAGGGGAGAGACGTTGACCAGGTTGCCAGGCGGATCCTGGCTGCACTCATCTCCTACCAGAGTGCCGGAGAGGGTGTATCGGTGGAGAGGATATCCCGTGACTTGAACATCTCCAGTTCACGTGTCAACCACCACATAAGAAACCTTGTCGATGCTGGTGTCGTCTACCGCCACAGGAAACGGATCTATCTGCGCGGGAACTCCCTCCAGTCGCTGGTGCAGGAGTTACGCAAAGACGCTCTCCGTGTTCTTGAAGACCTCGAGGCCGCGGCTGCTGAGATTGACCGGTCTTTTGGCCTTGATAAATGA
- the groES gene encoding co-chaperone GroES, producing MKIVPIGERVLIKPIKKEEVTKSGIYIPESARETRKEGTVIAVGRRDDGSDLPLKPGDHVLYGGYTSDTFEIDSETYVFVPFKDILAKIE from the coding sequence ATGAAGATTGTCCCAATCGGAGAACGGGTTCTTATCAAGCCGATCAAGAAGGAAGAAGTTACAAAGAGCGGTATTTATATCCCCGAATCGGCACGCGAAACCAGAAAAGAGGGAACCGTTATTGCGGTAGGCAGGCGCGATGACGGATCAGACCTCCCGCTAAAACCAGGCGACCACGTTCTCTACGGTGGCTACACCTCGGACACGTTTGAGATCGACTCTGAAACCTATGTTTTCGTCCCTTTTAAGGACATCCTGGCAAAGATCGAGTGA
- the groL gene encoding chaperonin GroEL (60 kDa chaperone family; promotes refolding of misfolded polypeptides especially under stressful conditions; forms two stacked rings of heptamers to form a barrel-shaped 14mer; ends can be capped by GroES; misfolded proteins enter the barrel where they are refolded when GroES binds): MASSKQLMFDEDARKAILVGVNKVADTVKITLGPKGRYVVIDRPTNPIVTNDGVTIAKEISLHDKFENIGAKLVKEVAQNTQDKTGDGTTTATLLTQAILTEGLKNISAGANPNDVRRGIEAAVAAAVEYIQSTSVPVKERNKILQVATISANNDEEIGRLIADAMDKVGYSGLITVEDAKSLETSLDVVRGMQFEQGYISPYMITDPEKMICEYENPYILITDRGITSLKQMLPILEIAAQDGKPLLIIAEDVNGEAQAALILNIIRGSLKACAVKAPGFGDERKELLEDIAVLTGATVISEDKGMKLENVSRQVFGSAHTVRVDEEKTLIVGGKGDRKALEDRMRLIESQINITDSEWKKDELRKRLGNLGGGVAVIKVGAATETELKEKKIRIDDALNATKAAVEEGVVAGGGVTLFRATKNLDALQFDDDRKIGVSIVRRALEEPIRQIAKNAGVEGAEVIATVKSSDDPAFGYNAKTETYENLMENGVIDPTKVVRLALQNAASIAGLILTTEAAITDFDEEKDTKTAAIII, encoded by the coding sequence ATGGCATCGTCAAAGCAGTTGATGTTCGATGAAGACGCACGGAAGGCAATCCTTGTCGGTGTCAACAAAGTTGCAGACACGGTCAAGATCACACTCGGCCCGAAAGGCAGGTATGTTGTGATCGACAGGCCAACAAACCCCATCGTTACAAACGACGGTGTAACGATTGCAAAAGAGATCTCACTGCATGACAAGTTCGAGAACATCGGGGCAAAACTTGTAAAAGAGGTTGCGCAGAACACGCAGGACAAGACCGGTGATGGTACCACAACAGCAACCCTGCTCACACAGGCCATCCTCACCGAGGGACTAAAGAACATATCCGCAGGCGCCAACCCCAACGATGTCAGGCGGGGCATAGAGGCAGCAGTTGCGGCGGCAGTGGAGTATATCCAATCGACAAGTGTTCCTGTCAAGGAGCGGAACAAGATCCTGCAGGTTGCTACAATCTCGGCCAACAACGACGAGGAGATCGGGAGACTTATCGCCGATGCGATGGATAAGGTCGGCTACAGCGGACTTATCACCGTTGAGGATGCAAAGAGCCTTGAGACCAGTCTCGACGTGGTCAGGGGGATGCAGTTTGAGCAGGGCTACATCTCGCCATACATGATCACAGACCCGGAGAAGATGATCTGCGAATACGAAAACCCCTACATCCTGATCACCGACCGGGGGATCACCTCACTCAAACAGATGCTCCCCATCCTCGAGATCGCCGCACAGGATGGCAAACCGCTCCTGATAATCGCCGAAGATGTCAACGGCGAGGCACAGGCCGCGCTCATCTTAAACATCATACGCGGTTCACTCAAGGCCTGCGCGGTCAAGGCACCTGGATTCGGCGATGAACGCAAGGAACTCCTGGAGGATATCGCCGTCCTCACGGGTGCAACGGTTATATCCGAGGATAAGGGGATGAAACTGGAGAACGTATCCAGGCAGGTCTTTGGTTCGGCCCACACCGTCAGGGTAGACGAGGAGAAGACCCTGATAGTCGGTGGCAAGGGCGACCGTAAGGCTCTTGAAGACCGGATGCGCCTGATCGAGTCTCAGATCAACATCACAGACTCAGAGTGGAAGAAGGACGAACTCAGGAAGAGGCTTGGAAACCTCGGCGGCGGCGTCGCGGTCATCAAGGTTGGGGCGGCAACCGAGACCGAACTGAAGGAGAAGAAGATACGGATCGACGACGCCTTAAACGCCACCAAAGCAGCGGTCGAGGAGGGTGTGGTTGCCGGAGGCGGCGTCACTCTCTTCCGGGCAACCAAGAACCTGGATGCGCTGCAGTTCGATGACGACCGAAAGATCGGGGTCTCCATAGTTCGCCGGGCGCTGGAGGAGCCAATCCGTCAGATTGCAAAGAACGCCGGTGTTGAGGGTGCTGAAGTCATCGCTACCGTCAAGAGTAGCGACGATCCCGCGTTCGGCTACAACGCCAAGACCGAGACCTACGAGAACCTGATGGAGAATGGCGTCATCGATCCGACGAAGGTGGTCCGTCTTGCGCTCCAGAACGCCGCCTCCATCGCAGGGCTGATCCTCACGACGGAGGCTGCAATCACCGACTTCGACGAGGAGAAGGATACGAAGACAGCAGCAATCATAATCTGA
- a CDS encoding rhodanese-like domain-containing protein — MVDTFRIPPLLLAVLGITLACACLGSDSDGEKPGSKVIHPAEAAIMIEDMENDPGFLIIDLRTADEFAGGHIPGAINIDAATFPEQIERLDPDGTYLIYCRRGMRSAGVHKLMDEAGFREVYEIEGGISAWQAAGMPLAEG; from the coding sequence ATGGTCGATACCTTCCGTATTCCGCCGCTCCTCCTTGCCGTTCTCGGCATTACCCTCGCCTGTGCGTGTCTCGGAAGTGATTCGGACGGGGAAAAACCGGGTTCTAAGGTGATCCATCCTGCCGAGGCCGCCATAATGATCGAAGATATGGAGAACGACCCCGGATTTCTCATCATCGATCTCAGGACGGCTGATGAGTTTGCCGGGGGGCACATCCCTGGCGCAATAAACATCGACGCCGCGACCTTCCCAGAACAGATTGAGAGGCTTGATCCAGATGGAACCTACCTTATATACTGCCGGAGGGGGATGCGGAGCGCAGGTGTTCACAAATTGATGGATGAGGCCGGGTTTCGCGAGGTCTACGAGATAGAGGGCGGGATCAGCGCCTGGCAGGCTGCAGGAATGCCCCTGGCAGAGGGCTGA
- the asnB gene encoding asparagine synthase (glutamine-hydrolyzing): MCGIAGQFALDGGEADAALIAAMAERLAHRGPDGEGCFFSGPVGLAHRRLAIIDLSDEGRQPMPNEDGSIWVVFNGEIYNYRELRDELLAAGHSFLSATDTEVILHAYEEWGRGCLQRFNGMWAFAIWDGRRRELYCARDRLGVKPFYYTVAGGSFLFASEIKALRVHPDAGKRPNDRMLLAFLAWGVADHTPATMYDGVFQIPPAHVLLVTESGVGEPERYWDFEMNPTPRGAGIDDEAAARDLLNLLTDAVRLRLRSDVPVGTCLSGGIDSSTVTALINHLLRSESPESVGDRQKTFSVCFEDGRFDESRYIDTVVAATGVENRRTSPGTDGLWEDIERLLYMQDEPFASLSIYAQYCVMRLAREEVKVVLDGQGADEQLGGYIAYLVPYIRTLLGHGEVLAVIREVIGILRLHRSFFWWALRQVPVRSQRRDLLLGSPPEVLRYAGTLDEVLKREITVSNLPLLLHWEDRNSMAFSIEARVPFLDYRVVEYLASLPLDQKIRGGVTKYVLRRAIRGLVPDRIRCRSDKMGFVTPEEVWMRGELAPRVLELFSSSEFSGRPYWDAERVLRNYREFLAGKSAYSTEFWRIACAELWLRGFEEGSAVI; encoded by the coding sequence ATGTGTGGTATTGCCGGGCAGTTTGCCCTTGACGGCGGAGAGGCGGATGCGGCCCTCATCGCGGCGATGGCAGAGAGACTTGCCCACCGGGGGCCAGACGGGGAGGGGTGTTTCTTCTCGGGCCCGGTCGGCCTCGCCCACCGGCGTCTTGCCATCATCGACCTATCCGATGAGGGACGGCAGCCGATGCCAAACGAGGACGGTTCGATATGGGTAGTCTTCAACGGTGAGATCTACAATTACCGTGAGCTCCGGGACGAACTCCTGGCTGCAGGACATTCTTTCTTATCTGCAACCGATACGGAGGTGATCCTACATGCCTACGAGGAGTGGGGGAGGGGCTGCCTGCAGCGGTTCAACGGGATGTGGGCTTTTGCCATCTGGGACGGCCGTCGGCGGGAACTCTACTGCGCCCGCGATCGCCTGGGTGTCAAGCCCTTCTACTATACAGTGGCTGGTGGTTCGTTCCTCTTTGCCTCGGAGATCAAGGCGCTCCGGGTGCACCCTGATGCCGGGAAACGGCCGAACGACCGGATGCTTCTGGCTTTCCTGGCCTGGGGTGTTGCCGACCATACTCCAGCGACGATGTATGATGGCGTCTTCCAGATTCCTCCTGCGCACGTGCTTCTCGTCACAGAAAGTGGTGTTGGGGAGCCGGAGCGTTACTGGGATTTCGAGATGAACCCCACACCGCGTGGGGCCGGGATCGATGATGAGGCCGCAGCACGAGATCTCCTGAACCTCCTGACCGATGCTGTCAGACTCAGGCTCAGGAGCGACGTCCCTGTCGGGACGTGTCTCTCTGGCGGGATCGACTCATCAACTGTAACCGCCCTGATCAACCATCTGCTGCGTTCAGAGAGCCCTGAGAGCGTTGGTGACCGGCAGAAGACGTTCTCGGTCTGTTTCGAGGACGGGAGGTTTGATGAGAGCCGCTACATCGATACAGTGGTTGCGGCGACCGGGGTCGAGAACCGCCGGACGAGCCCGGGCACCGACGGTCTCTGGGAGGATATTGAGCGGTTGCTCTATATGCAGGACGAACCGTTTGCGTCACTCTCGATCTACGCTCAGTATTGCGTGATGCGGCTTGCACGGGAGGAGGTGAAGGTGGTTCTCGACGGGCAGGGCGCCGATGAGCAACTTGGGGGCTACATTGCCTATCTGGTGCCCTATATCCGCACCCTTCTTGGGCATGGTGAGGTCCTGGCGGTCATCAGGGAGGTTATCGGAATCCTCAGGCTACATCGTTCGTTTTTCTGGTGGGCGTTACGCCAGGTTCCTGTCCGGTCGCAGCGGCGTGATCTCCTCCTGGGGTCTCCGCCGGAGGTTCTCCGCTACGCAGGAACGCTTGATGAGGTGCTGAAACGGGAGATCACGGTCTCAAACCTCCCACTACTGCTCCACTGGGAGGACCGGAACTCGATGGCCTTCTCGATCGAGGCCCGGGTTCCTTTCCTGGATTACCGGGTTGTGGAGTACCTTGCGTCGCTCCCGCTCGACCAGAAGATACGTGGTGGTGTCACAAAGTACGTCCTGCGGCGGGCGATCAGGGGGCTGGTCCCTGACCGCATCCGTTGCAGGAGCGACAAGATGGGTTTTGTCACCCCCGAGGAGGTCTGGATGAGGGGGGAGCTTGCACCCCGCGTCCTTGAACTCTTCTCCTCGTCGGAGTTTTCAGGTAGGCCCTACTGGGATGCAGAGCGCGTGCTCCGAAACTATCGGGAATTTCTTGCGGGGAAGAGTGCTTACTCCACCGAGTTCTGGCGGATAGCCTGTGCGGAGCTGTGGCTCCGGGGGTTTGAAGAGGGAAGTGCAGTTATCTGA
- a CDS encoding carboxymuconolactone decarboxylase family protein: protein MDFEKILTRIMERGPDAIAEDLLREIESEYGRVPLIFERMAERPEILISHLLYKGAVTETSQLEPKVIELISLAVGAALKCSHCVEYHMQTAMAKGATRAEILEVILIAGMLANSAVLADAYRVVDGPSASCPTCDLNGTGLNKTCSDK, encoded by the coding sequence ATGGACTTTGAGAAGATACTCACGAGGATTATGGAACGCGGGCCAGATGCCATCGCGGAGGACCTCCTCCGGGAGATCGAGAGTGAATACGGCAGGGTCCCCCTGATCTTTGAGAGGATGGCAGAACGGCCTGAGATCCTGATCTCACACCTCCTCTACAAGGGTGCCGTCACGGAGACCAGCCAGCTCGAGCCCAAGGTGATCGAATTGATCAGCCTTGCGGTGGGGGCTGCCCTCAAGTGCAGCCACTGTGTTGAGTACCACATGCAGACGGCGATGGCAAAGGGCGCAACCCGGGCCGAGATCCTCGAGGTGATCCTGATCGCGGGGATGCTTGCAAACTCTGCCGTCCTGGCGGATGCTTACCGGGTGGTGGATGGCCCCTCTGCCTCCTGCCCAACATGCGATCTCAACGGAACCGGGCTGAATAAGACCTGTTCGGATAAGTAA
- a CDS encoding methanogenesis marker 7 protein, with translation MTTLVPVTYKGGVYRHDEIMDLIDDLGGYVVQKHVMAQDVVLQSFVPRDDIDLIRAVARPLAGQVTEAPLVGTEIAVVSPSLEIHHLPHASCDIAEYLRRSGAKTNMVGLARGFGKRIANLNDEERDVINEHDLAVYMLGNFEECIQHKFPVLRRGIHVPIVVTGAPDRETLMRIIDPPVEGYVGGIGRIMHRFKRPEELAKLDELVDEVSRVLDARRDVLAKDPLSVFPPRLMTIIEEEVPEVTLLTHPTPVTVQMEGLRVKLPYDSYAPEIRSLEVTEGVTLGDIAEVTPSRMRNYILIRVKPFSETRILV, from the coding sequence GTGACAACGCTCGTTCCGGTGACCTACAAGGGCGGCGTCTACCGGCATGACGAGATCATGGACCTGATCGATGACCTTGGCGGCTACGTGGTGCAGAAACACGTCATGGCGCAGGATGTAGTGCTCCAGTCGTTTGTGCCCCGGGATGACATCGACCTGATACGCGCGGTTGCCAGACCGCTTGCCGGGCAGGTGACGGAGGCCCCCCTTGTTGGGACAGAGATCGCTGTTGTCAGCCCGAGCCTTGAGATCCATCACCTCCCCCACGCCTCCTGCGATATCGCCGAGTACCTGAGGCGTTCGGGGGCAAAGACCAATATGGTCGGGCTTGCCAGGGGGTTCGGGAAGCGAATTGCAAACCTCAACGACGAGGAACGGGACGTCATCAACGAGCACGACCTCGCTGTATACATGCTCGGCAACTTTGAGGAGTGTATACAGCATAAGTTCCCGGTGCTCCGCCGTGGGATCCACGTTCCGATCGTGGTGACCGGTGCTCCAGACCGCGAGACATTGATGCGGATCATCGATCCGCCGGTCGAAGGGTATGTCGGGGGGATCGGCAGGATCATGCACCGGTTCAAGCGCCCGGAGGAACTCGCGAAACTTGATGAACTGGTGGACGAGGTCTCGCGGGTGCTGGACGCACGCCGTGATGTTCTTGCAAAAGATCCTCTCTCAGTCTTTCCCCCGCGCCTGATGACGATCATCGAGGAGGAGGTCCCGGAGGTCACGCTGCTGACGCACCCGACGCCGGTGACAGTGCAGATGGAGGGGCTCAGGGTGAAACTCCCCTACGACTCCTACGCTCCGGAGATCAGGTCGCTTGAGGTCACGGAGGGCGTCACACTCGGGGATATCGCCGAGGTTACACCGTCGCGGATGCGCAACTACATATTGATCAGGGTAAAACCTTTTTCGGAAACCAGGATATTGGTGTAG
- a CDS encoding methanogenesis marker 17 protein, whose translation MPPQNYFVVESPDEVGRKAYERVADDVLQDLDLIKVIDRLHIYVDPKIPIFIAAGVLRHMPRAIHVGDFANVKRGDTEIILDIGDETYLAPLLRVLWDIYGKENVEQPDRFTIILPAGMAGEEDLEQVVVADPSETLHKDIIYAMQYMAPEGFKVRRQYIREGKFYYVASEDTLPGDVVERMVMPLFEKMGVTL comes from the coding sequence ATGCCTCCGCAGAACTACTTCGTTGTTGAGTCGCCGGATGAGGTCGGGAGGAAGGCCTATGAGCGTGTTGCAGACGACGTTCTCCAGGATCTGGATCTCATCAAGGTGATCGATCGGCTGCATATCTACGTCGACCCGAAGATCCCTATCTTCATCGCTGCGGGTGTCCTGCGCCACATGCCACGCGCAATCCATGTTGGCGACTTTGCAAACGTCAAACGTGGCGATACCGAGATCATACTCGATATCGGTGATGAGACCTATCTTGCGCCGCTGCTCAGGGTCCTCTGGGATATTTATGGCAAGGAGAACGTCGAACAGCCTGATCGTTTCACCATCATCCTCCCTGCGGGTATGGCAGGAGAAGAAGACCTCGAGCAGGTGGTGGTTGCCGATCCAAGCGAGACTCTGCATAAAGACATCATCTATGCTATGCAGTATATGGCTCCAGAGGGGTTCAAGGTCCGTCGCCAGTACATCCGGGAAGGTAAATTTTACTATGTTGCAAGTGAGGATACGCTACCCGGTGATGTCGTGGAGAGGATGGTTATGCCGCTCTTTGAGAAGATGGGGGTGACGCTGTGA
- a CDS encoding methanogenesis marker 15 protein produces the protein MSRKVRIAQLSCGSEYSGVQNEIYKAAEAVNAEVFFPDIALGDVERSFDAFGLDVRSADLKLMIARGMALVEGKVDADAVFICTCFRCAEAAIVRNELRRYIHENSRLPVVSYSFTERTTAGTLLTRMEALTTIARRRALLAREAQTGITMGIDSGSSTTKAVVMKDNRILGTGWLPTVEVIKSAEGAVAQALEMSGIAREEIQAIGTTGYGRFLVGRHFGADLIQEELTVNSKGAVYLADHQRGTSTVIDIGGMDNKAISVIDGIPGTFTMGGICAGASGRFLEMTAKRLGVDITELGPLAMKGLAKKVPMNSYCIVFGTQSLVNALAAGSMREDVAAAACHSVAEQVFEQQLQEIDIKEPVIMVGGTSLIEGLVHAMGELLQVKVVVPPHSQYIGAVGSALLASGFVEGE, from the coding sequence GTGAGCAGGAAGGTGCGGATCGCGCAGCTCTCCTGCGGGTCGGAGTACAGTGGTGTCCAGAACGAGATCTACAAGGCCGCTGAAGCGGTGAATGCAGAGGTCTTCTTCCCCGACATAGCTCTCGGTGACGTTGAGCGATCGTTCGATGCGTTCGGCCTGGATGTTCGGAGCGCCGATTTAAAACTCATGATTGCCCGTGGTATGGCGCTGGTGGAGGGGAAGGTGGATGCCGACGCGGTTTTCATCTGCACCTGTTTCCGGTGCGCCGAGGCGGCGATCGTCCGGAACGAACTCCGGCGCTACATCCACGAAAATTCAAGGCTGCCGGTGGTGAGTTACTCCTTCACCGAGCGGACGACAGCGGGAACCCTCCTCACCCGTATGGAGGCGCTGACCACTATAGCCCGCCGGAGGGCGCTTCTCGCCCGCGAGGCGCAGACCGGGATCACGATGGGGATCGACTCTGGTTCGAGCACCACGAAGGCGGTCGTGATGAAGGACAACAGGATCCTGGGAACCGGCTGGCTTCCAACGGTTGAGGTGATCAAGAGCGCCGAAGGTGCCGTTGCCCAGGCGCTTGAGATGTCCGGTATTGCACGCGAGGAGATCCAGGCGATCGGGACGACCGGTTACGGGCGGTTCCTGGTCGGCAGGCACTTTGGGGCTGACCTGATTCAGGAGGAACTGACAGTGAACTCGAAGGGTGCCGTCTACCTCGCCGATCACCAGCGAGGTACTTCAACCGTCATAGATATCGGCGGGATGGATAACAAGGCGATCAGCGTGATCGATGGTATCCCCGGGACGTTTACAATGGGTGGGATCTGCGCCGGGGCAAGCGGCCGGTTCCTGGAGATGACCGCAAAACGTCTTGGTGTTGATATCACCGAGCTCGGTCCCCTGGCCATGAAAGGGCTGGCGAAGAAGGTCCCGATGAACAGTTACTGTATCGTATTTGGGACGCAGAGCCTTGTGAACGCGCTCGCCGCAGGTAGCATGCGGGAGGACGTTGCGGCCGCGGCCTGTCACAGCGTGGCGGAACAGGTATTCGAGCAGCAGTTGCAGGAGATCGATATCAAGGAACCGGTGATAATGGTCGGCGGCACCTCCCTGATCGAGGGTCTGGTTCACGCGATGGGCGAACTCCTGCAGGTAAAGGTCGTTGTTCCGCCGCACTCACAGTACATCGGCGCGGTCGGGTCTGCCCTGCTTGCTTCAGGGTTCGTTGAAGGAGAGTAG
- a CDS encoding methanogenesis marker 5 protein, with translation MAKVFIYPATSLILSDLVARFGHKPLGAALGIRERIQTAGVDSPPLQITPEEPKRGLKYAAVEVPSGVRGRMAIYGPLLEEAEAAIIVNDADLAFGCMGCARTDELLLFILRQSGIPILELDYPGNEEEGVQFVAAVRKFLDNLPGEVEA, from the coding sequence ATGGCAAAGGTGTTTATCTACCCTGCAACGAGCCTTATCCTCTCCGATCTGGTGGCCAGGTTCGGCCATAAACCGCTCGGTGCAGCCCTCGGTATCCGGGAGCGGATACAGACCGCCGGGGTCGACTCCCCGCCACTGCAGATCACGCCCGAAGAACCAAAGCGCGGCTTGAAGTATGCGGCAGTCGAGGTGCCCTCGGGCGTCAGGGGCAGGATGGCAATCTACGGCCCGCTCCTCGAAGAGGCCGAGGCTGCAATCATCGTCAACGATGCCGATCTCGCGTTCGGGTGCATGGGATGCGCCAGAACAGATGAGTTGCTCCTCTTTATCCTGCGCCAGAGTGGTATCCCGATACTGGAGTTGGATTACCCGGGGAACGAGGAAGAGGGTGTGCAGTTTGTAGCGGCTGTCAGGAAGTTCCTTGACAATCTTCCAGGGGAGGTTGAAGCGTGA
- a CDS encoding methanogenesis marker 6 protein has translation MAEYTPEYAGTVTKYVFVESPSMTPGELALRAYEVSEGVLIKETCFGLQVTGEADAVDRLIEVIRSIDPEHIFVKDRGFPPGDSRRCRANLGGARPGYLGHEREFRLLRHIGRGLEELDRRRGEEPEPVLPAREKRTKLDIRRLQELIESEES, from the coding sequence ATGGCCGAATACACTCCCGAATATGCAGGGACGGTGACCAAATACGTCTTCGTTGAGTCCCCCAGCATGACACCTGGTGAACTCGCGCTTCGGGCGTATGAGGTTTCTGAAGGCGTCCTGATCAAAGAGACCTGCTTTGGGCTGCAGGTTACCGGTGAAGCGGATGCAGTCGATAGACTCATTGAGGTGATCCGCAGCATCGATCCCGAGCACATCTTCGTCAAAGACAGGGGGTTCCCCCCGGGTGATTCGAGACGTTGCCGGGCGAACCTTGGCGGGGCGAGACCGGGCTATCTCGGGCACGAGCGGGAGTTTCGACTCCTCCGCCACATCGGCCGCGGACTTGAGGAACTCGACCGACGAAGGGGTGAGGAGCCCGAACCGGTGCTTCCTGCCCGCGAGAAGAGAACAAAACTCGATATAAGGCGATTACAAGAACTGATAGAGTCAGAGGAGTCCTGA